The following proteins are co-located in the Luteolibacter rhizosphaerae genome:
- a CDS encoding DUF2958 domain-containing protein has product MPLIPEHLRQRLIINWELMIVAPEAEIETPDLYPEVKLFTPNANAIWLLTELNPDTNVAYGLCDLGVGQPELGYVSLDELESIATDGFEIEVDLQFDTYTPLSKYSELAKAAGRIEDW; this is encoded by the coding sequence ATGCCCTTGATCCCAGAACATCTCCGTCAACGCCTCATCATCAACTGGGAACTCATGATCGTTGCTCCCGAAGCAGAGATCGAAACGCCGGACCTCTACCCCGAGGTGAAACTGTTCACGCCAAACGCGAACGCCATTTGGCTACTGACGGAGCTGAACCCCGACACGAACGTCGCCTACGGCTTGTGCGACCTGGGAGTGGGGCAGCCGGAGCTTGGATACGTTTCGCTCGATGAGCTGGAGTCGATCGCCACCGACGGATTCGAGATCGAAGTCGACCTTCAGTTCGACACCTACACGCCGCTTTCGAAGTATTCCGAGTTGGCGAAGGCTGCCGGTCGAATCGAGGACTGGTAG